A part of Liolophura sinensis isolate JHLJ2023 chromosome 1, CUHK_Ljap_v2, whole genome shotgun sequence genomic DNA contains:
- the LOC135481781 gene encoding cilia- and flagella-associated protein 52-like, which yields MPDTQFDVDKLELEATIGFCGQVPSGLIVHPDRQHFIYPLGSTVIIEEISDEKGPRKRKQEFLTGHTNDVSCIAVSKSGRFLASGQITYMGFKADIIIWDFERRELYCRLVLHKNNVEALAFSPNDKYLVSLGGQDDGSVVVWSIDKKDAICGSPAQVKSAGTTTCICYSNNDDNVFVTGGDCTLRVWDLDLDNRKVRATDVNMGQLKRKIKCIQMKSDDSFFYCGTTTGDIISVNVKTKLYQFDGPPKDKFSLGVTALALLKTGEVLVGAGDGTVAVVKGEKLKRVQGKQQKVHGAVTSITLRGSGHQFFVGTDKSHIYRFNYSEFSHEMIGTRHSTAVNDIIFPPGASELFLTCGKEDIRVWQTDTCDELLRIKVPNMECHAICLAQDGKTLISAWDDGKIRAFYPKTGKEMFTIHDAHNKGVTAIACASHGHSIVSGGGEGQVRVWNIINGYGPKGPAITTKLVEAMKEHKGKVTAIKITTKDKECVSSSTDGTCIVWDLERFVRKQIMFANTLFKCVCYGAEECQMITSGTDRKICYWEIFDGSMIRELEGSKSGSVNAMDISREGNQFVTGGDDKLIKVWNYNEGEVTHVGIGHSGNITKIKICPASRFIVSVSTDGAILRWKFPQRNA from the exons ATGCCAGACACACAGTTTGACGTTGACAAATTGGAACTTGAAGCCACTATTGGCTTCTGTG gtcAGGTTCCCTCTGGGCTTATAGTGCATCCTGACAGACAACATTTTATCTACCCTCTGGGTAGTACGGTTATTATTGAGGAGATCTCTGATGAGAAGGGACCAAGAAAGAGAAAGCAAGAGTTCCTGACAGGTCACACCAATGATGTGTCCTGCATTGCTGTCTCCAAGAGTGGGCGATTCTTGGCCTCCGGGCAAATCACATACATGGGATTTAAG GCTGATATAATTATCTGGGACTTTGAGAGGAGAGAGCTGTACTGCCGTCTTGTCCTTCACAAAAACAACGTGGAGGCTTTGGCCTTTTCCCCAAATGACAAATACCTGGTGTCTCTGGGTGGTCAGGATGATGGCAG TGTTGTGGTGTGGAGTATTGATAAGAAGGATGCTATCTGTGGCTCCCCTGCTCAGGTGAAGAGTGCTGGTACAACCACCTGTATCTGCTACTCTAACAATGACGACAATGTCTTTGTCACTGGAGGAGA CTGTACTTTGAGAGTATGGGACCTAGACCTGGACAACAGAAAAGTACGTGCTACTGACGTCAACATGGGCCAGTTGAAACGCAAAATCAAATGCATTCAG ATGAAATCTGATGACAGCTTCTTTTACTGTGGAACAACAACCGGTGATATCATTAGTGTAAATGTAAAGACTAAGCTCTACCAGTTTGACGGTCCCCCAAAAGACAAGTTTAGTCTAGGAGTAACAGCTCTGGCCTTGCTGAAGACTGGGGAGGTACTTGTGGGAGCTGGAGATGGCACAGTCGCTGTGGTCAAGGGGGAGAAACTGAAACGTGTGCAGGG GAAGCAGCAGAAGGTCCATGGCGCTGTCACATCGATTACACTGAGAGGCTCTGGTCACCAG TTTTTCGTTGGCACAGACaaatcacatatatacagatttAACTACTCGGAGTTTTCACATGAGATGATTGGGACCAGGCACTCCACAGCTGTTAATGACATCATATTCCCTCC GGGAGCCTCTGAACTGTTCCTGACCTGTGGGAAGGAAGACATCAGGGTGTGGCAGACAGATACCTGTGATGAGTTACTGAGAATCAAAGTGCCCAACATGGAGTGCCACGCCATTTGTCTGGCGCAGGATGGCAAGACACTCATCAGTG CCTGGGATGATGGGAAGATTCGAGCATTTTACCCTAAAACTGGAAAAGAAATGTTCACAATTCACGACGCTCACAACAAGGGGGTGACAGCCATTGCATGTGCCTCTCATGGCCATTCCATTGTGAGTGGAGGGGGTGAAGGGCAAGTGAGGGTATGGAACATCATCAATGGTTATGGCCCCAAAGGACCAGCTATCACCACCAAGCTGGTAGAGGCCATGAAGGAGCACAAGGGCAAGGTGACAGCCATCAAGATCACCACAAAAGACAAGGAATGTGTGTCCTCCAGCACAGATGGAACCTGCATTGTCTGGGATCTAGA GAGATTTGTGAGGAAACAAATTATGTTTGCCAATACATTGTTCAAGTGTGTGTGCTATGGTGCGGAGGAGTGTCAGATGATCACCAGTGGAACGGACCGCAAAATCTGCTACTGGGAAATCTTTGATGGTTCCATGATTAGAGAGTTGGAGGGCTCTAAGTCCGGTTCGGTCAACGCTATGGACATCTCCCGGGAAGGCAACCAGTTTGTCACAGGGGGAGATGATAAACTGATCAAG GTTTGGAACTATAATgaaggggaagtaactcatgTCGGCATTGGTCACAGTGGAAACATCACAAAGATCAAGATCTGCCCTGCCAGTCGTTTCATTGTCAGTGTCAGCACAGACGGAGCCATCTTAAGGTGGAAGTTCCCACAAAGAAATGCATAA
- the LOC135480103 gene encoding ubiquitin-like protein ATG12, giving the protein MSDGSLDPKESGENLSSASSQVTESQPDVGPTSPSHTAKQKVDVLLKPAGDAPIMRKKKWAVERTKQIGWVSEFIKKYIKSDPSESLFLYVNQSFCPSPDSEVGTVYDCFGSDGKLVLHYCKTQAWG; this is encoded by the exons ATGTCTGACGGGTCATTGGATCCTAAAGAGTCTGGGGAAAATTTGTCGTCTGCTTCGAGTCAAGTGACGGAATCCCAGCCTGACGTCGGCCCAACTAGTCCAAGTCACACGGCGAAACAGAAAG tGGATGTTCTCCTTAAGCCAGCTGGGGATGCTCCAATTATGAGGAAGAAAAAGTGGGCTGTGGAGAGAACCAAACAGATAGGATGGGTCTCAGAGTTTATAAAAAAGTATATCAAAAGTGACCCATCAGAGAGTCTG tttttatatgTAAATCAGTCATTCTGCCCATCACCAGACTCAGAAGTTGGAACTGTTTATGAT TGTTTTGGAAGTGACGGAAAGCTTGTTCTCCATTACTGTAAAACACAAGCATGGGGATGA